In the genome of Pelagibacterium nitratireducens, one region contains:
- a CDS encoding CBS domain-containing protein → MFVESILTIKGSDVVTVPSDSTIGDLVATLARHNIGAVVVVDNGKVEGIISERDVVRHLAGSAEGFRAKPVSTLMTRAPKTCSRSDTVDQAMNIMSQGRFRHLPVVENGELIGIISIGDVVKRKIEEAEQEAGALREYISS, encoded by the coding sequence ATGTTTGTTGAATCGATCCTGACCATCAAGGGCAGCGACGTCGTGACGGTCCCGTCGGACTCCACCATTGGTGATCTGGTCGCCACGCTTGCCCGGCACAACATCGGCGCCGTTGTCGTGGTCGACAATGGCAAGGTCGAAGGCATCATTTCCGAGCGCGACGTCGTCCGCCATCTTGCCGGCAGCGCCGAGGGCTTCCGGGCCAAGCCCGTCTCCACGCTCATGACCCGTGCGCCCAAGACCTGCTCAAGATCCGACACCGTCGATCAGGCAATGAACATCATGTCCCAGGGCCGGTTCCGCCACCTGCCGGTCGTCGAAAACGGCGAACTGATCGGCATCATCTCGATTGGCGATGTGGTCAAGCGCAAGATCGAAGAGGCCGAGCAGGAAGCCGGAGCGCTGCGCGAATACATATCGAGCTGA